Below is a genomic region from Spartinivicinus marinus.
CGGTAGTGCGGTAATTTTAGTGGGCAATTTTTATCAATTACCCCCGTTGGCAGAACAGCACCTTTATAAACTGTCTCAACATAACGATGTATTTATTGTCAATATTACTGATCCACTAGAAGCGCAACTACCCAAACCCGGCGTTTATGCCGTCACGGATGGCCAGCACCGGTTAACGGTTAATAGCCGTCATGCGCCTAGTCGGCAACGCTATCAACAACAGTGGCAAACCCAGCAGCAGCAATTAGAGACCATGTGCCAACGTTATCGGATGCCTTTATTGCAACTTTCAACGACCCAGCCAGCAATTTCGCAGTTAGTTGAAAAGCTAGCTGGGCACAGGAGGCGACATGGATAAACCATCAGCCATCCCGGAAGCCGTATTAAAGCAGTTGGCGCCCATTGTACAACCCGAGCCTGTTAGCCTGTGGCCTTTAGCACCGGGCTGGTGGATTTTAGCCGGTCTCATTTTCCTTGCTATCGGTTGCATTAGTTACTGGCTGTATCGACGTGCCATCCAACGCCGCTACCGTAAACAAGCCCTTCAGTTGTTGGATAATTATTGGCAACACTATCAACACCAACAAAACTTAACGGCATTTGTCACTGCCTGTAGTCAGCTATTAAAACAAGTGGCAATGACTGCCTATGGTCGCAACCGGGTTGCCGGATTAACCGGTGATCTATGGCACCGGTTTTTAATCAGTCATCAACCCAACCACCCAGTACAACTGCCCGATGGTTTTTTTGGCATTGGTCAATATCAACCTCAGCCGTCTATTGCAGCAGACAAACTCAAAGACTTTACTTATCGTTGGATCAATCATCATGTTTGAGTTTAACTGGCCCTGGGTATTGTTATTAGTGCCCCTACCCGCTTTCGTTTATTGGCTAACACCGCCTGCCAAGCAGCAACAGGCAGCGATTCGCGTGCCTTTTTATCAAAGTTTGGCTAGTGCTACTGATGCTCACCAGCAAAACCCCCAAACTAACTGGCTACAACAACTGTTGGTTATCTTAATCTGGTTATTACTGTTAACTGCACTGGCCCAACCCCGTTGGGTGGGTAAGCCTATTTCCTTACCTACCAGTAGCCGGGAACTCATGTTAGCTGTGGACTTGTCCGGCAGTATGGAACATCAAGATTTAAAGCTGAAAGGTAAGCAGGTTGACCGACTCACAGTAGTCAAAGGTGTGTTACAAGATTTCATCGCCCGCCGCAAAGGGGATCGACTGGGGCTGATTCTGTTTGGTAGCCAAGCCTATTTACAAGCCCCCATGACCTATGACTTAAACACAGTCACCACCCTGCTTGATGAGGCATTAATTGGTATGGCAGGTAAAAATACCGCTATCGGCGATGCAGTGGGATTAGGCGTTAAGCAATTACGTAAACGCCCAACAGATAGCCGAGTATTGATTTTACTAACCGATGGAGCCAATACCGCTGGTGAAGTCACCCCCATTCAAGCAGCTGAGCTAGCAGCCAAAGAAGGTATTAAAATTTACACCATTGGCGTGGGTGCTGATGAAATGATCTTACCTGGTGTTTTTGGCACCAGCTTTGGGGCAAGACGGGTGAATCCTTCCATCGACTTGGATGAAAAAACCCTTAAAGCCATGGCGGCTAAAACCCAAGGCCAGTATTTTCGAGCCAGAAACAGCGAAGAGCTCAATAAAATCTATGCGCTACTAGATGAACTAGAGCCGGTTTCCCAGCAGGATCAAACCTTTCGCCCTAGCAAAAGCTATTACCACTGGCCTTTGGCAACTGCGCTGTTGCTTAGTTTTAGTCTGGCCCTCAGTCGTCTCTGGCCCAGTCTTTCCAATCGTTTGACAGCCACTTCAGCAAAACAACAAGCTCATGCTGATGTGGCAAATTTACTCGGCAATAAATGAAGGTGTTAATGATGGAGCTTGCTGACTTTCACTTTATTCGCCCCTTCTGGCTGTTACTTCTAATTCCAGGCTGCCTACTGGTTTGGGGGCTTTGGTATTACCAACCGAAGCAAGGGCTGTGGGAACAGGTGATTCCCACCCACTTGCTGAAACATTTAATGGTTGAATCCGGCTCTGCCATTAAGCGCTGGCCATTAGCCTTATTGCTGCTGGCATGGTTACTAGCCACCTTGGCATTGGCAGGCCCCAGCTGGCAAAAAGTCACCTTACCCGTCCAGAAATCAGCCCAACCCCTAGTGATTGTGCTAGATATGTCGCTGTCACTTTATGCTGATGATTTAAAACCCAACCGACTAACCCGTGCTAAACGTAAATTACGCGACTTACTGAAACAACGGCAGGAAGGCTTAACCGGCTTGGTCGCTTATGCGGGAGAAGCTTACACCATTGCTCCTTTAACAGATGATGGCCAAACCATTGCTAACTTAGTGAAAGCCCTCAGCCCAGAAATTATGCCAGTGACTGGTAGCCGTGCCGATCGAGGTATTAACCAGGCGCTTGAGCTGCTCAATAACAGTGAAGCTGGTGGTGGCGATATTCTGTTAATGACCGATGGCATAGAAAAAGAAACCCTGCAAACCATTAAGCAACAACTGAAAAACACCCCCTATCAGCTGTCTATTTTGGGAATCGGCACCAAAGAAGGTGCTCCCATTCGCGTGAATAATACGTTATTAAAAGACCAGCGGGGTGCCATTGTTATCGCTAAACTGAACCGGAGCCAACTGGCGAATCTAGCCCAGCAGTTTGGTGGTCGCTACAGTGATATCACCTTAACTGACCAGGATATCGAGCGTTTATTACCTGAAACCGATGACTTGGCTGACACCATGGAGGTGGAACAAACCTTCGATGAGTGGCATGACCAAGGCTATTGGCTACTACTACTGGTAGTGCCACTGGCATTAGCCGGATTCCGGCGGGGCTGGCTAATGGCCGTGTTGTTAGTGCCCCTTGCCCTCCCCGAACCCGCTTCTGCTGGTTGGTGGCAAGATCTTTGGCAAACCCGTGACCAACAAGGAGCTAAGGCATTAGCCAATGGCGATACGGCCAGTGCCGCCGAGTTATTTACTGACCCCAGCTGGAAAGGCACCAGCCAATTCCAAAGCCAACAATATGAGCAAGCAGCCCAGTCCTTTGCCCAGACAGGCAATGCTGAAGGCTTTTACAACCAAGGCAATGCGTTCGCTTATGCTGGCAAAATGGATGAAGCCATTAATGCCTATGAACAAGCCCTCAAGCTCAACCCTGATTTTGAAAAAGCCCAACAAAACAAAAAAATTCTGGAAGATCTGAAAAAACAACAACAGCAGCAACAAAATCAACAGCAATCAAGCCAGAATCAAAACAGCCCAGATCAAAATGACCAGAATCAGTCTAACCAGGATAGTCAACAACAGGACAACAACCAGCAGCAAAGCCGTGCTCAAAACAATGACCAGCCAGGTAAAAACCAGCAAGATCAAAGTCAGTCGGATTCACAATCTAGCGAACACCCCCAAGATCAGCAAAACCAACAGGCACAAAATAACCAAGCGACTCAGGGCAGTCAGCAAGATCAGGATGACCAGGTGACAGAGTCCAGTAGCCAAGACGCTGAAAAGGATGCAAAAGACTTAGACGAGCAGTCAGAAAAAGCAAGTCAACTCAGCCAGCAATCAGCTGATGAGACAGAGCAACAGGATACCCAACAACAAGCCCAGCAGTTGGTGGAAGGTGATGCTAATAGTTTGGAACAACAGCAGGTAGAAGGCTGGTTAAGGCGAATCCCTGATGACCCCAGTGGTCTATTAAGAAGAAAACTGCTCTATCAACAGCGCTTAAAACAATTTCAACAGCAACAATCGGATAGTGAAATCAAATGGTAACTCGAAAAAGATCAGCGTTAATCTGGCTGACAACGTTACTGATGGGTTGGTCAGTAATCTGCCATGCAAAGTTTACCGCCTCTGTGGACAGAACCATTATCAATCAAAATGAAACGGTTGAGCTTACCCTTCGCAGTGATAGACAAGAGTTTGGTGCTGAACCCGACCTGTCGCCTTTGCATGAATTATTCTCTGTGTTAGGACGTAGTCAACGCAGCCAATATCAATCGGTGAATGGCAAAACCCAGTCCTGGACTGACTGGATTATTACCCTAAGACCCAAGCAAAGTGGCTATGTGGTGATTCCCC
It encodes:
- a CDS encoding DUF4381 domain-containing protein, translated to MDKPSAIPEAVLKQLAPIVQPEPVSLWPLAPGWWILAGLIFLAIGCISYWLYRRAIQRRYRKQALQLLDNYWQHYQHQQNLTAFVTACSQLLKQVAMTAYGRNRVAGLTGDLWHRFLISHQPNHPVQLPDGFFGIGQYQPQPSIAADKLKDFTYRWINHHV
- a CDS encoding VWA domain-containing protein: MMELADFHFIRPFWLLLLIPGCLLVWGLWYYQPKQGLWEQVIPTHLLKHLMVESGSAIKRWPLALLLLAWLLATLALAGPSWQKVTLPVQKSAQPLVIVLDMSLSLYADDLKPNRLTRAKRKLRDLLKQRQEGLTGLVAYAGEAYTIAPLTDDGQTIANLVKALSPEIMPVTGSRADRGINQALELLNNSEAGGGDILLMTDGIEKETLQTIKQQLKNTPYQLSILGIGTKEGAPIRVNNTLLKDQRGAIVIAKLNRSQLANLAQQFGGRYSDITLTDQDIERLLPETDDLADTMEVEQTFDEWHDQGYWLLLLVVPLALAGFRRGWLMAVLLVPLALPEPASAGWWQDLWQTRDQQGAKALANGDTASAAELFTDPSWKGTSQFQSQQYEQAAQSFAQTGNAEGFYNQGNAFAYAGKMDEAINAYEQALKLNPDFEKAQQNKKILEDLKKQQQQQQNQQQSSQNQNSPDQNDQNQSNQDSQQQDNNQQQSRAQNNDQPGKNQQDQSQSDSQSSEHPQDQQNQQAQNNQATQGSQQDQDDQVTESSSQDAEKDAKDLDEQSEKASQLSQQSADETEQQDTQQQAQQLVEGDANSLEQQQVEGWLRRIPDDPSGLLRRKLLYQQRLKQFQQQQSDSEIKW
- a CDS encoding vWA domain-containing protein codes for the protein MFEFNWPWVLLLVPLPAFVYWLTPPAKQQQAAIRVPFYQSLASATDAHQQNPQTNWLQQLLVILIWLLLLTALAQPRWVGKPISLPTSSRELMLAVDLSGSMEHQDLKLKGKQVDRLTVVKGVLQDFIARRKGDRLGLILFGSQAYLQAPMTYDLNTVTTLLDEALIGMAGKNTAIGDAVGLGVKQLRKRPTDSRVLILLTDGANTAGEVTPIQAAELAAKEGIKIYTIGVGADEMILPGVFGTSFGARRVNPSIDLDEKTLKAMAAKTQGQYFRARNSEELNKIYALLDELEPVSQQDQTFRPSKSYYHWPLATALLLSFSLALSRLWPSLSNRLTATSAKQQAHADVANLLGNK